From one Bifidobacterium sp. WK012_4_13 genomic stretch:
- a CDS encoding acyl-CoA carboxylase subunit beta has product MSDVSSDRVSDTTAKKADKAAAAAEAEAVKRETAQAAVEQISNGDSQSQIRQPVRDAIIKAAQLAREAETSARKRQHGKGKHTARERLDLLFDADTFEEMGRFSGGDINKGKAGSAVVTGFGKVHGRTVGVYAQDFSVRGGTLGQAEGLKICHLMDMAMQMKVPVVALIDSGGARIQEGVAALTQYGHIFRKTCQASGFIPQISVILGPCAGGAVYCPALTDLIIMTKENSNMFVTGPDVVKAATGETISMDELGGGYVHNAKSGVAHYLGEDEADAIDYTRTVLAYLPSNSDEKAPTYAYASGHTEREAAKRLKTIVPANDRQPYDVLEVVRAIVDYGEFVQVQELFAQSAIVGFACISGKPVGIVANQPNVRAGILDVDASEKVARFVRLCDSFNLPIVTLVDVPGYKPGSDQEHAGIIRRGAKVIYAYANAQVPMVTVILRKAFGGAYIVMGSKSIGADMNFAWPTSQIAVLGATGAVNIIHRKDLQKAKEAGQDVEALRSKLADEYEASTVNANLSLEMGEIDAMIDPEQTREVIEESLAMLASKRRVSHNDKHHGNQPL; this is encoded by the coding sequence ATGAGCGATGTTTCGAGCGATAGAGTGAGCGATACGACTGCGAAGAAGGCTGACAAGGCAGCGGCTGCAGCCGAAGCCGAAGCCGTCAAGCGCGAAACCGCGCAGGCGGCCGTCGAGCAGATTTCGAACGGCGACTCGCAGTCCCAGATCAGGCAGCCCGTTCGCGATGCCATCATCAAGGCGGCACAGCTCGCACGGGAAGCCGAAACCAGCGCGCGCAAGCGTCAGCATGGCAAGGGCAAGCACACGGCGCGCGAACGTCTCGATCTGCTCTTCGATGCCGACACCTTCGAAGAGATGGGCCGCTTCTCCGGAGGCGACATCAACAAGGGCAAGGCCGGCTCGGCCGTAGTGACCGGTTTTGGCAAGGTGCATGGACGTACGGTAGGGGTGTACGCGCAGGACTTTTCGGTCCGCGGAGGCACTCTTGGGCAGGCTGAGGGACTCAAGATCTGCCACCTGATGGACATGGCCATGCAGATGAAGGTTCCGGTCGTCGCGCTCATCGATTCCGGTGGCGCACGCATTCAGGAGGGCGTTGCGGCACTGACGCAATATGGACATATCTTCCGCAAGACCTGCCAGGCGAGTGGCTTCATTCCACAGATTTCCGTCATTCTCGGTCCATGCGCCGGTGGTGCTGTGTATTGCCCGGCCTTGACCGACCTGATCATCATGACGAAGGAAAACTCGAACATGTTCGTCACCGGGCCGGATGTGGTCAAGGCTGCGACCGGCGAGACAATCAGCATGGATGAGCTTGGCGGCGGCTATGTGCACAATGCCAAGTCCGGCGTTGCCCATTATCTGGGCGAAGACGAGGCCGATGCCATCGATTACACGCGCACCGTGCTCGCCTACCTGCCATCGAACAGCGACGAGAAGGCTCCGACCTATGCCTACGCATCCGGCCATACCGAGCGCGAGGCGGCGAAACGGTTGAAGACCATCGTTCCTGCAAATGACCGTCAGCCATATGATGTGCTCGAAGTCGTTCGCGCCATCGTTGACTATGGCGAGTTCGTTCAGGTCCAGGAGCTTTTCGCGCAGTCGGCAATCGTCGGATTCGCCTGCATCTCTGGCAAGCCGGTGGGCATCGTGGCGAATCAGCCAAATGTGCGGGCAGGCATTCTCGATGTCGATGCATCGGAGAAGGTTGCGCGTTTCGTGAGACTGTGCGATTCCTTCAATCTGCCGATAGTCACCCTCGTTGACGTGCCTGGATATAAGCCCGGCAGCGATCAGGAGCATGCCGGCATCATCCGCAGAGGTGCCAAGGTCATCTATGCCTATGCGAACGCTCAGGTTCCGATGGTCACGGTCATCCTTCGCAAGGCATTCGGCGGCGCGTACATCGTCATGGGATCGAAATCCATCGGAGCCGACATGAACTTCGCATGGCCGACCTCGCAGATTGCGGTGTTGGGAGCAACCGGAGCCGTGAACATCATTCATCGCAAGGATCTGCAGAAGGCCAAGGAAGCTGGCCAGGATGTGGAAGCCTTGCGAAGCAAGTTGGCTGACGAATACGAGGCAAGCACCGTGAACGCGAACCTGTCGCTCGAAATGGGTGAGATAGACGCGATGATCGACCCCGAGCAGACCAGAGAGGTCATCGAGGAGTCGCTGGCGATGCTGGCATCGAAGCGCCGCGTTTCGCATAACGACAAGCATCACGGGAATCAGCCGTTGTAG
- a CDS encoding fatty acid synthase subunit beta domain-containing protein gives MTSSTFFLNRLSSEPHAVIFGGQSTPWTTALAELTTDPTLEAVLKDHVKAAERLLFPVYSELMATNGRPLDIFDFKPNMAKLGDAAAASASVPGIALTQLGTMLDSANLGYDIATAKATAVLGHSQGVIAAHMVQQIVAAGSIKAATAGIDEILAIAMLIGAAGTRRTRQISLISHGESTPMLSIKGATRKQVETLIGRVAEPRGPIVIAVSNAPTHQVLSGYPGDLEAFAVEVGKEHRHQAKLREDKIRGGAVFNPILEYLEVTLPFHSPLMEDAVAMTADWAKECGLDASRTRTLAREVLVNPVDWVEKIETLLKDTDPSKLWIVDFGPGTTLGKLTTPLLQGSGAGIVEAATAAGRAKLSTLETSPDRTQDWKRFAPSIISTPAGDKIRTKFSELTGKPPVLLAGMTPTTVEPEIVAAAANAGYWTELAGGGQVTSEVFDGHVAKLEKELQEGRTVQFNAMFMDRYLWNLHFGTQKIVPKKRASGTPFDGVVISAGIPELDEAKDLIASLQTDGFPFVCFKPGTVDQIHQVVRIAQAVAPTKILIQVEGGAAGGHHSWESLDDLLINTYAEVRSCDNLVIVTGGGIGTPERAADYISGEWARAYGLRDMPVDGVLVGTAAMTAKEAHTSPQVKQMLVDTPGITDNTPDADPFAPIGEKWVPSGKAVGGVTSGLSHLHADIYELENSSARCGRLLVRVMKHPEELESRREEIIEALDETAKPYFGDLDSMTYEQWAQRFVELAYPWADGTYADRFLHLLRRIEARVCEQESGEFVSLFPDRASIADPHAAIERLKKEYPQVADIRVTPTDVAWFPILVREYPKPMPFVPVIDNDLLRWWGQDQLWQSEDSRYSADSVRIIPGPISVGGITTKDEPVAHILERFEDASIERVKQISGEKTVKAFSELAGSATPEEFIRRSPHISWVGHLMDNPAFGTEIGDPYYEIVPVEDTKATADSTRQLFDLDIHLDTFWDNDPDRGVSKHAVRHIVIPLVVDGAQSGLFPVVDRDRLPKHVYQMLAATAGIGNTSITGDRLTAMPEIEQQSDKSAYPFGIAHTSYTFAENLGFDHESATAGTLPNGLVASKITPDALVGPAWPAIYAALGSVYIDGFPIIEGLLNAVHLDHLIRMDVNEQELLAHTGETVSLTSWAEQYRESVSGRVVTIHVVHTAQDGTVLAHETERFAIRGRAYSAELPVEAPDFGGICDEVLDTPRRLLRRVKVVAPSNMTAFARTSGDFNPIHTSARGAAVSGLKAPLVHGMWLSATAQHVAQAFDDNGLHCEIVGWTYNMYGMVQLNDTVEISVERVGKVSHGGMVLEVTSRIDGQLVSRGTAITRAVRSAFVYPGQGIQKQGMVLDERAKSVAARDTWERADALTRSKLGFSILSVVRDNPKQLTANGVTYRHPEGLLNLTQFTQVALATVAFAQTARLREAGSDIWPAYFAGHSLGEYNALSSFAGIIPLETVLELVFHRGSTMHHLIDRDAQGRSNYRMGALRPNQFGVGDSQVKSYIEEVSKQCGEFLEIVNYNLAGQQYAIAGTIAGLKYLQADSSRRAKEYGGKPPFMLVPGIDVPFHSTLLRKGVPEFRDKLDALLPQHIDYERLVDRYIPNLVAAPFEMTKEFAARILEVVPSERIKAALDDDAVWNSYAEDEQKLGRLLLTELLSWQFASPVRWIETQALLFASRAQGGLGVEEYVEVGLGNAPTLANLGTKTLRLPEFSGRHVTVYNVGRDEGRVYMTDSDSLVPDDEPMDSVESAQAAVQTPAQAAAPAAAVPAAPAAAPVPAAPVPAAASGERPADIEFKASDAIAALLAYSGKLRPDQIGDSDTTDTLTNGVSSRRNQLLMDISSELGVASVDGAADANIGALNALVNKVAPNYKPFGPVLGEIVRERLRAMFGAAGVKVPQIEKRVTDVWQLGAGWAYATVVALVLETREGASARGGDLASLPSDAVANVSAANAIVDSAVQKVAQQHGVSVSLPSAGGAAGGAVVDSAALDAFAQKVTGSDGVLAQTARFVLNQIGATPAVPQAGEDDNAAVVAAVEAELGADWPKQVEPRFDSRKAILLDDRWASAREDLAHIYYDGAFENSTFEDGATTVLSFVGAGQEVHEQALWFADKARKSGNEKLSARFAQIADEALQTPVENGSGEFAKDIAVVTGVAPNSIAAQVVADLLAGGATVVATSHSFKHSIVEWAKRTYHTHAVGNARLWVVPANLSSYRDVDELVKWIGNEQKKTSGATTTILKSEYEPTLFFPFAAPPVHGSMADSGQLFESQARLMLWGVERAITGLSAIGADTDVQHRLHVVLPGSPNRGMFGGDGAYGEVKSAFDAIVNRSHAESDWSDRVTFAHPRIGWVRGTGLMGGNDPLVDVVESHGLKTYSTTEIASKLIELCSPESREHAVEAPLNVDLTGGLGNEPLDINELWAEAKAKEISAHVAGESDAKNADEQKASAVNKALPTPHVPHQPKVDLADWKQVSAKPEDEIVIVSVGELGPWGSGRTRFEAELGIHSDGQVDLTAAGVLELAWNMGLLTWQDSPKPGWYDADGNLVPEEDIAERYHDEVVARSGIRPFDEGMGNDYSDGTDEEEQDVFIDHDVEFSVPTKAIADEYMKLDATRTSIRPDDETGEWIVTRHKGSIVRVPRRATMSRTVGGQFPKGFDPLKWGIPASMVGSVDQIALWNIVTAVDAYISAGFSPVEILQSIHPSKVASTQGTGFGGMSSMRKLYLDRFLNKEVPTDILQEALPNVVAAHVMQAYIGGYGNMIQPVSACATAAVSLEEGVDKIALGKADFVVTGAIDDIGVESVIGFGNMNATANAQEMLDKGIAPRFFSRANDRRRGGFLESQGGGTILVTRGDIALKIGLPVAAVVGYIHSFADGGNTSIPAPGLGALAAGLGGKDSQFVHELAKLGVAPDDIAVVSKHDTSTNANDPNESELHNTLAHAIGRADGNPLFVISQKSLTGHAKGGACIFQINGLTQLFDSGVIPANASLDCVDPKLRRDDHMVWLTRHLHIGTVKAGLVTSLGFGHVSGIGAIISPGAFEAAVAKNAGKKALEEWREKANARLAAGQRHRIEGMMGRAALYEPMDNRRFHEDGHGYDGHEIEKAMLLDPEARLGASGYYER, from the coding sequence ATGACAAGCAGTACATTCTTCCTCAATCGTCTGAGCAGCGAACCGCACGCTGTGATATTCGGCGGCCAATCCACGCCATGGACGACTGCGTTGGCGGAATTGACCACCGACCCGACGCTCGAGGCTGTTCTGAAAGACCATGTGAAGGCGGCAGAGCGTCTGCTGTTCCCCGTCTATTCGGAACTCATGGCAACCAACGGTCGTCCACTCGACATCTTCGATTTCAAGCCGAATATGGCGAAGCTTGGAGATGCGGCAGCAGCTTCAGCAAGCGTTCCTGGCATCGCATTGACTCAGCTGGGAACCATGCTCGATTCGGCGAACCTTGGCTATGACATTGCCACCGCCAAGGCAACCGCGGTTCTCGGCCATTCGCAGGGTGTGATTGCCGCCCATATGGTGCAGCAAATCGTCGCTGCGGGATCCATCAAGGCAGCGACTGCGGGAATCGACGAGATTCTGGCCATCGCCATGCTCATAGGCGCTGCGGGAACGCGCAGGACCCGTCAGATCTCGCTGATTTCTCACGGTGAATCGACGCCGATGCTCTCAATCAAGGGAGCGACCCGCAAGCAGGTTGAGACCTTGATTGGCCGCGTAGCCGAGCCACGGGGCCCTATCGTCATTGCAGTGTCGAACGCTCCGACACACCAGGTGCTGTCGGGCTACCCTGGCGATCTCGAAGCCTTTGCGGTCGAAGTCGGCAAGGAGCATCGTCATCAGGCGAAGCTTCGCGAAGACAAGATTCGCGGCGGTGCCGTCTTCAACCCCATACTTGAATATCTTGAAGTCACGCTTCCATTCCATTCCCCATTGATGGAGGACGCCGTTGCCATGACGGCCGATTGGGCGAAGGAATGCGGTCTGGACGCATCGCGCACGCGCACGCTCGCACGGGAAGTCCTCGTCAATCCTGTCGACTGGGTCGAGAAGATCGAGACCTTGCTGAAGGACACCGACCCAAGCAAGCTGTGGATTGTAGACTTTGGCCCAGGAACCACGCTCGGCAAGCTCACCACGCCATTGCTGCAGGGCAGCGGAGCTGGAATCGTCGAGGCCGCAACGGCGGCAGGACGCGCCAAGCTCTCGACCTTGGAAACGTCGCCGGATCGAACGCAGGACTGGAAGCGCTTTGCGCCAAGCATCATCAGCACTCCTGCGGGCGACAAGATTCGCACCAAGTTCAGCGAGCTCACCGGCAAGCCGCCGGTGTTGCTCGCAGGCATGACGCCAACGACCGTCGAGCCGGAAATCGTCGCTGCCGCGGCGAATGCAGGCTACTGGACGGAGCTCGCCGGTGGCGGTCAGGTCACATCGGAAGTATTCGATGGCCACGTTGCCAAGCTTGAGAAGGAGCTGCAGGAGGGCCGCACGGTTCAGTTCAACGCCATGTTCATGGATCGCTACCTGTGGAATCTTCACTTCGGCACCCAGAAAATCGTTCCCAAGAAGCGTGCATCGGGTACGCCATTCGATGGTGTCGTCATTTCCGCAGGTATCCCTGAGCTTGACGAAGCCAAGGATCTGATCGCGTCGCTGCAGACAGACGGCTTCCCATTCGTATGTTTCAAGCCAGGCACCGTAGACCAGATTCATCAGGTCGTTCGCATAGCCCAGGCCGTGGCTCCCACCAAGATTCTGATTCAGGTCGAGGGGGGCGCCGCAGGAGGCCATCATTCATGGGAATCGCTCGATGATCTGCTCATCAACACCTATGCCGAGGTTCGTTCATGCGACAACCTCGTCATCGTCACCGGTGGCGGCATCGGCACGCCTGAGCGCGCCGCCGATTACATTTCCGGTGAATGGGCACGTGCCTATGGTCTGCGCGACATGCCAGTCGATGGCGTACTCGTCGGCACCGCTGCCATGACTGCCAAAGAGGCACACACCAGCCCACAGGTCAAGCAGATGCTGGTGGATACGCCAGGAATCACTGACAATACGCCTGATGCAGACCCATTCGCACCAATCGGCGAGAAGTGGGTTCCCAGCGGCAAGGCTGTGGGCGGCGTCACTTCAGGCCTGAGCCATCTGCATGCGGACATCTATGAGCTTGAGAATTCCTCGGCACGATGCGGCCGTCTGCTCGTTCGCGTGATGAAGCATCCAGAAGAGCTGGAATCACGGCGCGAAGAAATCATCGAGGCCTTGGATGAAACAGCCAAGCCATACTTCGGTGACCTCGATTCGATGACCTATGAACAGTGGGCGCAGCGCTTTGTCGAACTCGCCTATCCTTGGGCGGACGGCACCTATGCCGATCGCTTCCTCCATTTGCTCAGGCGCATCGAGGCTCGCGTCTGCGAGCAGGAGAGCGGCGAATTCGTCTCGCTCTTCCCGGATCGCGCAAGCATTGCCGACCCTCATGCGGCAATCGAGCGGTTGAAGAAGGAATATCCGCAGGTTGCCGACATTCGCGTAACGCCGACCGATGTGGCATGGTTCCCGATTCTCGTCCGTGAATATCCCAAGCCCATGCCCTTCGTGCCGGTCATAGACAATGATCTGCTGCGCTGGTGGGGTCAGGATCAGCTCTGGCAATCCGAAGATTCGCGCTATAGCGCTGATTCGGTCCGCATCATTCCTGGGCCGATCTCCGTCGGTGGCATCACCACCAAGGATGAGCCGGTCGCGCACATTCTTGAGCGTTTCGAAGACGCTTCGATTGAACGAGTGAAGCAGATCTCTGGCGAAAAGACCGTCAAGGCCTTCTCCGAACTTGCAGGTTCCGCAACTCCCGAAGAGTTCATCCGTCGCAGCCCGCATATCTCCTGGGTCGGTCATCTGATGGACAACCCTGCATTCGGCACAGAGATCGGCGATCCATATTACGAGATCGTGCCGGTCGAAGACACCAAGGCGACCGCTGATTCGACCCGTCAGCTCTTCGACCTTGACATTCATCTCGATACCTTCTGGGACAACGATCCTGACCGCGGAGTCAGCAAGCACGCGGTTCGCCACATCGTGATTCCATTGGTCGTCGATGGCGCCCAGTCAGGGCTATTCCCAGTGGTCGATCGTGACCGTCTGCCGAAGCACGTCTATCAGATGCTTGCGGCGACCGCTGGCATCGGCAACACCAGCATCACCGGTGACAGGCTCACCGCCATGCCCGAAATCGAGCAGCAGAGCGATAAGTCGGCATATCCATTCGGCATCGCTCACACGAGCTATACCTTCGCCGAAAACCTCGGCTTCGACCACGAATCCGCCACGGCAGGCACCTTGCCAAACGGCCTTGTCGCGTCGAAGATCACACCTGATGCCTTGGTCGGCCCAGCATGGCCTGCAATATATGCGGCCCTGGGTTCCGTGTACATTGACGGATTCCCCATCATCGAAGGCCTGCTGAACGCGGTTCACCTCGATCATCTCATTCGCATGGACGTCAACGAGCAGGAACTGCTCGCACACACCGGAGAGACGGTTTCGCTCACGAGCTGGGCCGAACAATACAGGGAATCGGTGTCCGGACGTGTGGTGACCATCCATGTCGTCCACACGGCGCAGGATGGCACGGTTCTGGCGCACGAAACCGAGCGCTTCGCCATCCGAGGACGTGCATACAGCGCAGAGCTTCCTGTCGAGGCACCTGACTTCGGCGGCATCTGCGATGAGGTGCTCGACACGCCTCGCCGTCTGCTGCGCAGAGTCAAGGTCGTCGCACCGTCGAACATGACGGCATTCGCACGCACTTCGGGCGACTTCAACCCGATCCACACTTCGGCGCGAGGTGCCGCAGTGTCCGGTCTGAAGGCACCGCTCGTGCACGGCATGTGGCTTTCGGCCACGGCCCAGCACGTCGCCCAGGCCTTTGACGACAACGGCCTGCACTGCGAGATCGTCGGTTGGACTTACAACATGTATGGCATGGTCCAGCTGAATGACACCGTTGAGATTTCGGTCGAACGCGTTGGCAAGGTCAGCCATGGTGGCATGGTGCTCGAAGTCACCAGCCGCATCGATGGTCAGCTGGTATCACGTGGAACCGCAATCACCAGGGCCGTTCGCTCCGCTTTCGTCTACCCGGGTCAGGGCATTCAGAAGCAGGGCATGGTGCTTGACGAGCGCGCCAAGTCGGTCGCAGCCCGCGACACATGGGAGCGTGCAGACGCTCTGACTCGCAGTAAGCTCGGCTTCTCGATTCTCTCGGTCGTTCGCGATAACCCGAAGCAGCTCACTGCGAATGGCGTGACATACCGTCACCCAGAAGGTCTGCTCAACCTGACGCAGTTCACCCAGGTTGCGCTCGCAACGGTCGCATTCGCTCAGACGGCCCGCCTGCGTGAGGCAGGATCCGACATCTGGCCAGCGTACTTCGCCGGTCACTCGCTCGGTGAATACAATGCGCTGAGCTCCTTCGCAGGAATCATTCCTTTGGAGACCGTGCTGGAGCTGGTGTTCCACCGTGGTTCGACCATGCATCATCTGATCGACCGCGACGCTCAGGGGCGTTCGAACTATCGCATGGGCGCGCTTCGCCCGAACCAGTTCGGTGTCGGTGACTCTCAGGTCAAGTCTTACATCGAAGAGGTCAGCAAGCAGTGCGGCGAATTCCTTGAGATCGTGAATTACAACCTTGCCGGTCAGCAGTATGCGATAGCAGGAACCATCGCAGGGCTGAAGTATCTGCAGGCAGACTCGTCACGCAGAGCCAAGGAATATGGTGGCAAGCCGCCATTCATGCTGGTTCCCGGCATCGATGTGCCATTCCACTCCACACTGCTGCGCAAGGGTGTGCCTGAATTCAGGGACAAGCTTGACGCACTGCTGCCACAGCATATTGACTACGAGCGTCTGGTCGACCGCTACATACCTAACCTCGTGGCCGCACCGTTCGAGATGACGAAGGAATTCGCCGCAAGGATCCTCGAAGTCGTGCCTTCGGAGCGCATCAAGGCAGCCCTTGATGACGATGCCGTATGGAATTCCTATGCCGAGGACGAGCAGAAGCTCGGCCGTCTGCTGCTGACTGAACTGCTGTCGTGGCAGTTCGCTTCGCCTGTGCGTTGGATCGAAACCCAGGCGTTGCTCTTCGCATCGCGCGCTCAGGGCGGACTCGGTGTCGAGGAATACGTCGAAGTCGGTTTGGGCAATGCTCCGACCTTGGCGAATCTCGGTACCAAGACGCTGCGTCTTCCAGAATTCTCAGGCCGTCACGTCACCGTCTACAATGTCGGCCGCGATGAGGGTCGTGTCTACATGACCGATTCGGACTCGCTCGTACCAGACGATGAGCCGATGGATTCCGTAGAAAGCGCACAGGCGGCTGTACAGACTCCTGCACAGGCAGCTGCGCCAGCCGCAGCAGTTCCGGCAGCGCCAGCCGCAGCTCCAGTCCCTGCAGCTCCAGTCCCTGCAGCGGCTTCGGGCGAGCGCCCGGCCGACATCGAATTCAAGGCATCCGATGCGATTGCAGCCTTGCTTGCATACTCAGGCAAGCTTCGTCCAGATCAGATCGGTGATAGCGACACGACCGATACCCTGACGAATGGTGTGTCTTCACGACGTAACCAGCTGTTGATGGACATCAGCTCCGAACTTGGCGTTGCCAGCGTCGATGGCGCTGCCGATGCCAATATCGGTGCACTCAACGCCTTGGTAAACAAGGTTGCGCCAAACTACAAGCCATTCGGACCGGTACTTGGCGAGATCGTTCGCGAGCGTCTGCGTGCCATGTTCGGTGCTGCCGGTGTGAAGGTTCCCCAGATCGAGAAGCGCGTTACCGATGTATGGCAGTTGGGTGCAGGCTGGGCGTATGCCACGGTCGTGGCACTCGTGCTGGAAACCCGCGAGGGTGCTTCCGCTCGTGGCGGTGACCTGGCTTCGCTGCCAAGCGACGCCGTTGCCAACGTTTCGGCCGCCAATGCGATCGTCGATTCTGCAGTGCAGAAGGTCGCCCAGCAGCACGGTGTCTCGGTGAGTCTGCCGAGCGCGGGTGGCGCAGCGGGTGGTGCGGTCGTCGATTCCGCAGCGCTCGATGCATTCGCGCAGAAGGTCACCGGCTCAGATGGCGTGCTTGCTCAGACCGCTCGTTTCGTGCTCAACCAGATTGGTGCGACCCCTGCCGTGCCACAGGCCGGCGAGGATGACAACGCGGCCGTGGTTGCCGCCGTAGAGGCCGAACTTGGTGCGGATTGGCCAAAGCAGGTTGAGCCTCGCTTCGATTCGCGCAAGGCGATCCTATTGGATGATCGCTGGGCTTCGGCGCGAGAGGATCTCGCTCATATCTACTATGACGGTGCTTTCGAAAATAGTACTTTCGAAGACGGTGCAACGACCGTTCTCAGCTTTGTCGGAGCAGGTCAGGAAGTGCACGAACAGGCACTCTGGTTTGCAGACAAGGCCAGGAAGTCCGGCAACGAGAAGCTGAGCGCCCGCTTCGCTCAGATTGCCGATGAAGCATTGCAGACTCCTGTCGAAAACGGTTCCGGCGAATTTGCCAAGGATATCGCAGTCGTCACCGGTGTGGCTCCCAACTCGATCGCCGCCCAGGTCGTTGCCGACTTGCTTGCTGGGGGAGCGACGGTCGTCGCCACTTCGCACAGCTTCAAGCACAGCATCGTCGAATGGGCAAAGCGCACTTATCACACGCATGCTGTTGGCAATGCTCGCCTGTGGGTGGTTCCTGCCAATCTTTCGAGCTACCGAGACGTTGACGAACTCGTCAAGTGGATCGGCAATGAGCAGAAGAAGACGAGCGGCGCGACCACCACGATTCTTAAATCCGAATATGAACCGACGCTCTTCTTCCCCTTCGCTGCCCCTCCGGTTCATGGCAGCATGGCGGATTCCGGCCAGCTCTTCGAATCGCAGGCGAGACTCATGCTATGGGGCGTCGAGCGTGCGATCACTGGTCTTTCGGCCATCGGTGCCGACACCGATGTGCAGCACAGGCTGCATGTGGTGCTTCCAGGCTCTCCCAACCGTGGCATGTTCGGCGGCGATGGAGCGTATGGCGAGGTGAAGTCGGCATTCGATGCGATCGTAAATCGTTCTCATGCAGAGTCTGACTGGTCTGACCGCGTCACCTTCGCCCATCCCCGCATCGGCTGGGTTCGTGGAACCGGTCTTATGGGCGGTAACGATCCTCTGGTCGATGTTGTCGAAAGCCACGGTTTAAAGACCTACTCGACCACTGAGATCGCAAGCAAGCTCATCGAGCTGTGCTCTCCTGAATCACGCGAACATGCTGTGGAAGCTCCTCTGAACGTTGACCTTACCGGCGGACTCGGCAACGAACCGCTTGATATCAACGAATTGTGGGCTGAGGCCAAGGCAAAGGAGATTTCGGCTCATGTCGCGGGCGAATCCGATGCCAAGAATGCTGACGAACAGAAGGCTTCCGCGGTGAACAAGGCGCTGCCAACGCCGCATGTTCCTCACCAGCCGAAGGTCGATCTGGCTGACTGGAAGCAGGTCAGCGCCAAGCCTGAAGACGAGATCGTCATCGTCTCCGTAGGTGAACTTGGCCCGTGGGGCTCTGGCCGCACGCGATTCGAGGCCGAGCTGGGCATTCACTCCGACGGTCAGGTGGATCTGACCGCTGCCGGTGTGCTCGAACTCGCATGGAACATGGGCTTGCTGACATGGCAGGACAGTCCGAAACCGGGTTGGTACGACGCCGATGGCAACCTCGTTCCCGAGGAGGACATCGCCGAGCGCTATCACGACGAGGTCGTGGCTCGCTCCGGCATTCGTCCCTTCGACGAGGGCATGGGCAATGACTATTCTGATGGCACTGACGAAGAAGAGCAGGATGTCTTCATCGATCACGACGTCGAGTTCTCCGTTCCTACCAAGGCAATCGCCGACGAATACATGAAGCTGGATGCGACGCGCACTTCGATTCGTCCCGACGACGAGACCGGTGAATGGATCGTCACCCGTCACAAGGGTTCGATCGTTCGCGTTCCTCGCCGCGCGACGATGAGCCGCACGGTCGGAGGCCAGTTCCCGAAGGGCTTCGATCCGCTCAAGTGGGGCATTCCCGCCTCGATGGTCGGCTCGGTCGATCAGATTGCGCTGTGGAACATCGTCACCGCCGTGGATGCTTACATCTCTGCAGGCTTCTCGCCCGTCGAGATTCTGCAGTCGATTCATCCATCCAAGGTCGCCAGCACGCAGGGCACCGGTTTCGGTGGCATGTCCTCGATGAGAAAGCTCTATCTTGACCGCTTCCTCAACAAGGAAGTCCCGACCGACATTCTGCAGGAAGCGTTGCCGAACGTGGTTGCGGCACACGTCATGCAGGCATACATCGGTGGCTATGGCAACATGATTCAGCCAGTCTCTGCATGCGCGACGGCTGCGGTGTCGCTTGAGGAGGGCGTCGACAAGATCGCTCTTGGCAAGGCGGACTTCGTGGTGACGGGTGCGATCGATGATATCGGCGTTGAATCGGTTATCGGCTTTGGCAACATGAACGCGACCGCGAATGCACAGGAAATGCTCGACAAGGGCATTGCACCGCGCTTCTTCTCTCGTGCGAATGACCGTCGTCGTGGAGGATTCCTCGAGTCCCAGGGTGGCGGCACCATTCTCGTGACTCGCGGTGATATTGCTTTGAAGATCGGATTGCCAGTCGCAGCTGTGGTCGGATATATCCACTCCTTCGCCGATGGTGGCAACACCTCGATTCCAGCGCCAGGTCTGGGTGCGCTTGCCGCCGGTCTGGGTGGCAAGGACTCCCAGTTTGTGCATGAATTGGCCAAGCTGGGCGTCGCCCCTGACGACATCGCCGTGGTATCGAAGCATGATACCTCCACGAATGCCAACGATCCGAACGAGTCCGAGCTGCACAACACGCTCGCTCACGCAATCGGTCGTGCAGACGGGAATCCGTTGTTCGTCATCTCGCAGAAGTCGCTGACCGGCCACGCGAAGGGCGGTGCCTGCATCTTCCAGATCAATGGCCTGACCCAGCTCTTCGATTCCGGCGTGATTCCGGCGAATGCCTCGCTCGACTGCGTCGATCCGAAGCTGCGCCGCGATGACCACATGGTGTGGCTTACCAGGCATCTGCACATTGGAACGGTGAAGGCTGGTTTGGTCACGTCGCTTGGCTTTGGACACGTTTCCGGTATCGGTGCCATCATCAGCCCTGGTGCATTCGAAGCTGCCGTTGCCAAGAATGCAGGCAAGAAGGCGCTTGAGGAATGGCGTGAAAAGGCCAACGCGCGTCTTGCAGCCGGACAGCGTCACCGCATCGAAGGCATGATGGGCCGCGCGGCCCTCTACGAGCCGATGGACAACCGTCGCTTCCATGAGGACGGCCATGGTTATGACGGCCATGAGATCGAAAAGGCCATGCTGCTCGATCCCGAAGCCCGTCTCGGCGCCTCCGGCTACTACGAGCGCTGA